The genomic stretch CGCAGCCTCCGGGCGCGCTGCCGGAAGAAGCGGATGATGGGGTCCAGGTAAGGGCGGCCCGTGCTGATCCGTATGAAATCCAGGCCGCAACGCCCGAAGAAATCCTCCAGCCGGCGCACGCGTTGGCTCTCTTGGCTCCGGTGCCGCTCCAGGAGTGCGGGCGCCGAGGCGTCTACCAGCATGCGGCGGCCCGATTCGGGGTCCTCCAGGTCCAGGAAGGCGCCCAAGGCGGGCAGCGAGGCCTCCCGCGGATCCGAGACCACGACCGGGATGACATCGTGCTTGAGGGCGGCCAGGCGCAGCGGGCCTTCGAAGTCGGCGTCGCGGAAGTCCGAGATCAGGAAAAGGATGCAGCGCCGCTTGAGGACTTGGACCATGGTCTCCAGGCTGCGGCCGATCCTGGTCCCGTGACGGCGGGGCTGGTAGGCCAGGACCTCGCGGATGAGATGCAGGACGT from Elusimicrobiota bacterium encodes the following:
- a CDS encoding DUF58 domain-containing protein, giving the protein MTETLAGEYLSVFKGRGMEFAEVREYVPGDDVRTIDWNVTARTGRPHVRQYSEERELTVAIACDLSGSQFFGTSTRLKKEVAAELSAVLALSALYNNDKAGLFVFTEDVEEYIPPKKGRRHVLHLIREVLAYQPRRHGTRIGRSLETMVQVLKRRCILFLISDFRDADFEGPLRLAALKHDVIPVVVSDPREASLPALGAFLDLEDPESGRRMLVDASAPALLERHRSQESQRVRRLEDFFGRCGLDFIRISTGRPYLDPIIRFFRQRARRLRR